One Hydrogenoanaerobacterium saccharovorans DNA segment encodes these proteins:
- a CDS encoding penicillin-binding transpeptidase domain-containing protein, whose protein sequence is MIPISPKLRITLLAVLFLAIGVLFGLRLITMQIVEGAEYSELANKRSEQKQTVAAARGEIVDRYGRPMVVNRTGFNVVFDMAFLDHGKENDMILRLIDIMKQSGENWIDNLPLAKTPPFAFTENEGDVARLKKSVNVNSAATAQDVWYWLVERYQLENYTPEQQRLVAGVRYEMEQRGFNYKVQYTFAEDISISTITKIKENSFNLPGVDVRESAIREYVSADLAPHIIGRIGPIFADEMDKYKEKGYAANDIVGKEGIEQALESELRGTSGERQITLNNKGDVLEVVETKAPQPGNTVVLTIDKELQRVAQQSLEKQIKNLQQTAPPGKGKEADVGAAVVIHVPTGEVLASASYPSYNLATYQQDYTDNAKNPLLPFFNRALNGKYAPGSTYKPAVSIGALNEGVIERGSLVNCTGRFQMWNDYKPKCLSVHGNINVVTALQHSCNIFFYDTGWKQGIDKINKYSKMLGLGEPTGIELPENIGQRASKEYSESHGERWEAANVVMASIGQGGNEFSPLQIANYTATIANGGVRMKAHLVKSVVSYNFEQTVKESKPEVMADLQLKPGVVDVVRDGMIAAAGPNGTSLGAFNNYGVTVAAKTGTPETSSQTVNSVYIAFAPAEKPEIAVAVVIEDGWHGYTGVPVAKAIFDQYFFANKDSEKPQAIETLLS, encoded by the coding sequence ATGATACCAATTTCTCCGAAGCTTCGCATAACATTACTTGCTGTGCTTTTTTTGGCAATTGGGGTATTGTTCGGTCTCCGCTTAATTACAATGCAGATTGTTGAGGGCGCCGAATACAGCGAGCTTGCCAACAAACGCTCTGAGCAAAAACAAACCGTTGCCGCCGCACGCGGCGAAATTGTTGACCGCTACGGCAGGCCGATGGTGGTGAACCGCACCGGTTTTAACGTTGTATTTGATATGGCGTTTTTAGACCACGGCAAAGAAAACGACATGATTTTAAGGCTGATTGATATTATGAAGCAATCGGGCGAAAACTGGATTGACAACCTGCCTTTGGCTAAAACTCCGCCGTTTGCCTTTACCGAAAATGAGGGGGACGTTGCTCGGTTAAAGAAGTCTGTAAACGTAAACTCGGCGGCTACCGCACAAGATGTGTGGTATTGGTTGGTGGAACGCTATCAACTTGAAAACTATACCCCCGAACAGCAACGTTTGGTTGCCGGTGTTCGTTACGAAATGGAACAGCGCGGCTTTAACTACAAGGTGCAATACACCTTTGCCGAAGATATCTCCATTTCGACCATCACTAAAATTAAAGAGAACTCGTTTAACCTGCCCGGCGTGGACGTGAGGGAAAGTGCCATTCGCGAATATGTTAGCGCAGACCTTGCCCCGCATATCATCGGCAGAATCGGCCCTATTTTCGCCGACGAAATGGATAAGTATAAAGAAAAAGGTTATGCTGCAAATGATATTGTGGGCAAAGAGGGTATCGAGCAGGCGTTGGAAAGTGAACTGCGCGGTACCAGTGGTGAGCGCCAAATAACGCTCAACAACAAAGGCGATGTACTGGAAGTTGTAGAAACCAAGGCGCCTCAGCCGGGGAACACCGTTGTGCTTACCATCGATAAAGAATTGCAGCGTGTAGCGCAGCAAAGTTTAGAGAAACAGATTAAAAACTTGCAGCAGACTGCACCGCCCGGCAAAGGTAAAGAGGCAGATGTAGGTGCGGCTGTGGTTATCCACGTGCCTACGGGTGAGGTGCTTGCATCTGCAAGCTATCCGTCCTACAATCTTGCAACCTATCAGCAAGATTACACCGATAACGCCAAAAACCCCCTGCTGCCGTTTTTTAACCGCGCACTCAACGGCAAGTATGCACCCGGCTCCACGTATAAACCCGCGGTGTCAATTGGTGCACTCAACGAAGGGGTAATTGAACGCGGCAGCCTTGTAAATTGTACGGGGCGTTTTCAAATGTGGAACGATTACAAGCCAAAATGTTTGAGCGTGCACGGCAATATCAACGTGGTAACGGCTTTGCAGCATTCCTGTAACATCTTTTTTTACGATACCGGATGGAAACAAGGCATTGATAAAATCAACAAATACAGCAAGATGCTGGGCTTGGGCGAACCAACCGGCATCGAGCTGCCCGAGAACATCGGCCAGCGCGCCAGTAAAGAATACAGCGAATCGCATGGTGAGCGCTGGGAAGCAGCCAACGTCGTAATGGCATCCATAGGGCAGGGCGGCAACGAGTTTTCTCCGCTTCAAATTGCCAATTATACGGCAACCATTGCAAACGGCGGTGTGCGTATGAAGGCGCATTTGGTAAAAAGCGTGGTTTCGTACAATTTTGAGCAGACCGTTAAAGAATCAAAGCCAGAGGTTATGGCAGATTTGCAGCTTAAACCCGGTGTTGTCGATGTAGTTCGCGACGGTATGATTGCGGCAGCCGGCCCCAACGGTACGTCTTTGGGTGCTTTTAACAACTACGGTGTCACCGTTGCCGCAAAAACCGGTACCCCCGAAACCAGCTCGCAAACGGTAAACTCGGTTTATATTGCATTTGCACCCGCTGAAAAGCCCGAGATTGCGGTTGCAGTTGTAATTGAAGATGGTTGGCATGGATACACCGGTGTACCGGTAGCGAAAGCTATTTTTGACCAATACTTTTTTGCAAACAAAGACTCTGAAAAACCCCAAGCGATTGAAACTTTGCTTTCTTAA
- the mreD gene encoding rod shape-determining protein MreD: MTSKKHIWFLKYFSMVLILIVLYIVQTTPFLFSVYGVKPILVVPAAVCYAMYEGELAGGIMGAFAGLLCDLASFTIFGFNGILVMAGCVAVGLLTIYLTQLKLTNALMLGFAVLLLRGLIEYFFYFQIWGFENSYRVFVFSTLPTAVYSTVAIIPFYYMARSLKAFFDKKLKI; this comes from the coding sequence GTGACGAGCAAAAAGCACATCTGGTTTTTAAAATATTTTAGCATGGTTTTAATTTTAATTGTGCTTTATATCGTACAAACAACACCGTTCTTGTTTTCTGTTTATGGGGTTAAGCCTATTTTGGTGGTGCCTGCCGCGGTGTGCTACGCAATGTACGAAGGGGAGCTTGCGGGCGGTATTATGGGTGCATTTGCAGGCTTGCTGTGCGACCTTGCCAGTTTTACCATTTTTGGTTTTAACGGCATATTGGTTATGGCAGGCTGTGTTGCAGTGGGTTTGCTTACCATTTACCTTACACAGCTCAAGCTGACCAACGCACTGATGCTTGGTTTTGCTGTGCTGCTTTTGCGCGGGCTAATCGAATATTTTTTCTATTTTCAGATATGGGGCTTTGAAAACAGCTACCGTGTTTTTGTTTTTTCAACCTTGCCCACAGCCGTGTATTCCACCGTTGCAATTATCCCGTTTTATTATATGGCGCGCAGCTTGAAAGCTTTTTTTGATAAAAAGCTCAAAATATAA
- the mreC gene encoding rod shape-determining protein MreC, whose protein sequence is MKEFFSSVRFKILLGVTVVIGAFMLRAAWTGGFGTVTSSLLGAVTTPFQKLSAGISGSVTDFFSTFVDAKAIKVENEKQKQTIRELNQKLVDYDKIKHQNEVYEGFLEIKERNPELEFEPAAVVGRDASDRFYSFTIDKGTLDGINVRDSVITADGLVGIISEVGLTYAKVSTILDPATNIGVYDSRTRDTALVTGTVQLAEKGLCKMYLLPRESGAAVGDLVVTSGISGQYPKEQVVGKIVKVAPESHGSSLYAVLEPTANIKSIKDVLVITSFAGQGEASSNPIGGTVPDQTESAESSGAESSSSSAQSEAEAGGGAP, encoded by the coding sequence TTGAAAGAATTTTTTTCATCGGTACGGTTCAAGATACTGCTTGGTGTTACGGTTGTTATAGGCGCATTTATGCTGCGTGCGGCATGGACCGGAGGGTTTGGAACGGTGACTTCGAGCCTGCTGGGTGCGGTTACCACACCGTTTCAAAAACTTTCTGCCGGTATATCCGGCAGCGTAACCGATTTTTTTTCAACTTTTGTAGATGCAAAGGCAATTAAAGTTGAAAATGAAAAGCAAAAACAAACGATACGAGAATTAAACCAAAAGCTGGTGGATTACGATAAGATAAAGCACCAGAATGAGGTTTATGAAGGCTTTTTGGAGATAAAAGAGCGCAACCCCGAGTTGGAATTTGAGCCTGCCGCGGTTGTAGGGCGAGATGCCTCCGACCGTTTTTACTCCTTTACCATCGATAAGGGTACGCTTGACGGCATTAATGTGCGTGATTCTGTTATCACGGCAGACGGCTTAGTGGGCATTATTTCAGAGGTGGGGCTTACCTATGCGAAAGTTTCCACTATTTTGGACCCTGCTACAAACATTGGCGTTTACGATTCGCGCACCAGAGATACGGCTTTGGTGACAGGTACGGTGCAGCTTGCCGAAAAGGGGCTTTGCAAAATGTACCTGCTGCCGCGCGAAAGTGGTGCGGCTGTGGGCGACCTTGTCGTTACATCGGGCATCAGCGGACAATACCCCAAAGAGCAGGTTGTGGGTAAAATCGTAAAAGTTGCACCCGAAAGCCACGGCAGTTCGTTGTATGCGGTGCTTGAGCCTACCGCCAACATCAAGAGCATAAAAGATGTTTTGGTCATTACATCTTTTGCAGGGCAAGGGGAAGCTTCCTCCAATCCCATCGGCGGTACCGTACCCGATCAGACGGAATCTGCCGAAAGCAGCGGCGCGGAATCATCCTCATCGTCAGCTCAAAGCGAAGCAGAGGCGGGCGGTGGTGCACCGTGA
- a CDS encoding rod shape-determining protein, with translation MFSFTKDIGIDLGTANTLIFMKGKGIIMREPSVVAVDTRSDRVRYVGQEAKDVIGRTPGSIVAVRPLKDGVIADFDITASMLEIFIKKVFNNSSFARPRVVICIPSGVTAVERRAVKEATLKAGAKQVSIIEEPMAAAIGAGMPVAEATGSMVVDIGGGTSEVAVISLGGIVAARSVRVGGDEFDLSIIQYVKKKYNLLIGERTAEAIKINIGSAYPYEDEEPMEIKGRNLVDGLPKNIYITPAEIRDALEDPLSAVLDAIKVTLERTPPELSADIIDHGITLTGGGALLKNLDKLVAEETGMPVYIAENPLDCVAIGTGRVLEDLGKLVDVLSEDDRKY, from the coding sequence ATGTTTTCTTTTACAAAGGATATCGGTATCGATCTTGGTACAGCAAATACCCTCATCTTTATGAAGGGAAAAGGCATTATTATGCGTGAGCCCTCTGTCGTTGCGGTAGATACCCGCTCTGACCGAGTTAGATATGTAGGACAAGAGGCCAAAGACGTCATCGGCAGAACCCCCGGTTCTATCGTTGCGGTTCGTCCTTTAAAAGACGGCGTTATCGCCGATTTTGACATCACTGCAAGTATGCTCGAAATCTTTATTAAAAAGGTATTTAACAATTCTTCTTTTGCAAGACCGCGTGTTGTCATCTGCATCCCATCCGGCGTAACCGCTGTTGAGCGCCGTGCGGTAAAAGAGGCAACCCTAAAAGCGGGTGCAAAGCAAGTTTCTATCATCGAAGAGCCCATGGCGGCGGCAATCGGTGCAGGTATGCCTGTTGCCGAGGCTACCGGCAGCATGGTGGTTGATATCGGCGGCGGTACCAGCGAAGTTGCGGTAATCTCGCTCGGCGGCATTGTTGCAGCACGTTCGGTGCGCGTGGGCGGCGACGAATTCGATCTTTCGATCATTCAATATGTCAAGAAAAAGTACAACCTTCTCATCGGCGAAAGAACCGCTGAAGCAATTAAAATCAACATCGGTTCTGCTTACCCTTACGAAGATGAAGAACCGATGGAAATCAAGGGCAGAAACCTTGTAGATGGTTTGCCCAAAAATATCTACATTACTCCTGCCGAAATTCGCGACGCACTCGAAGATCCTCTCTCTGCTGTTTTGGATGCAATTAAAGTAACATTGGAAAGAACACCCCCCGAGCTTTCTGCGGATATCATTGACCATGGCATTACACTTACAGGCGGGGGTGCACTGCTTAAAAACTTGGATAAATTGGTAGCAGAAGAAACCGGCATGCCCGTTTACATTGCCGAAAATCCGCTGGACTGTGTTGCTATCGGTACAGGGCGCGTGCTCGAGGATTTGGGCAAATTGGTTGATGTTCTCTCTGAGGATGACAGAAAATACTAA
- a CDS encoding Maf family protein, protein MDVILASGSPRRRELLAHIYKDFQVIPADIEEVIPQGTAPCDVGELLAKQKTLHVQKNRPNDLIIGADTVVAVDGEILGKPQNADDAKRMLALLSGREHQVYTGVSLRFKQTAVSFTQCTKVWFYPLTAQEIDNYIETEEPFDKAGAYGIQGEGSILVEKIEGDFFNVMGLPVARLKRELAKINGESKV, encoded by the coding sequence ATGGACGTTATTTTGGCTTCGGGTTCGCCGCGGCGCAGAGAGCTGCTGGCACATATCTATAAAGATTTTCAGGTGATTCCTGCTGATATTGAAGAGGTAATTCCTCAGGGAACAGCACCTTGCGATGTAGGCGAGCTGCTTGCAAAACAAAAAACACTGCATGTGCAAAAAAACCGCCCCAACGACCTGATTATCGGTGCCGATACCGTTGTAGCGGTGGATGGTGAAATACTCGGCAAACCCCAAAACGCGGATGATGCGAAACGCATGCTGGCCTTACTTTCGGGCAGAGAACATCAGGTTTATACCGGTGTGTCGCTGCGTTTTAAACAAACAGCGGTATCGTTTACACAATGCACCAAAGTATGGTTTTATCCTCTTACTGCGCAAGAAATAGATAATTACATTGAAACCGAAGAACCGTTTGACAAAGCGGGGGCATACGGCATTCAGGGCGAGGGCAGTATACTTGTAGAAAAAATAGAGGGCGATTTTTTTAATGTAATGGGTCTCCCGGTTGCGCGGCTGAAGCGAGAACTTGCTAAAATCAATGGCGAAAGCAAAGTTTAG
- a CDS encoding DUF4321 domain-containing protein: MKWKKNLMLIFMLLAGVIVGALLAKVTADMPILSWLSYGNSIGIDVANPMILDLSVLKLAFGFEFGINIAQIICVILSIFMYKGLVNRL; encoded by the coding sequence ATGAAGTGGAAAAAGAATTTGATGCTCATTTTTATGCTGCTTGCAGGTGTCATTGTAGGTGCACTGCTTGCAAAGGTTACGGCAGATATGCCGATTCTCAGCTGGCTTTCTTACGGCAACAGTATCGGCATTGATGTAGCCAACCCCATGATTCTTGATTTGTCGGTGCTCAAACTCGCATTTGGCTTTGAGTTTGGCATTAATATCGCGCAAATTATTTGTGTGATTCTTTCTATCTTTATGTATAAAGGCTTGGTAAATCGGCTTTGA
- the dut gene encoding dUTP diphosphatase → MTLKIKKLREGAQIPQNATGGSAGYDLHACIDAPVTIAAGQTCKIGTGLAIALPNAECAAFVYARSGLGIKHGIVPANCVGVIDADYRGEIIVGLTNYSSQAFTVNPNDRIAQMVIAPVLHPKLEECTALDDTERGEGGFGSTGIGD, encoded by the coding sequence ATGACGCTTAAAATAAAAAAACTGCGCGAAGGCGCACAAATCCCCCAAAATGCAACCGGAGGCAGTGCAGGCTACGATTTACATGCATGCATCGATGCACCCGTTACCATTGCAGCGGGGCAAACGTGTAAAATCGGTACGGGGCTTGCAATCGCACTGCCCAACGCCGAATGTGCCGCATTTGTGTATGCGCGCAGCGGGCTTGGTATCAAGCACGGCATTGTACCCGCAAACTGCGTGGGTGTTATCGATGCCGATTATCGCGGCGAAATTATTGTAGGGCTTACTAATTATTCATCACAGGCGTTTACTGTAAACCCAAACGACCGCATTGCCCAAATGGTAATCGCGCCGGTACTGCACCCGAAATTGGAAGAATGTACAGCGCTTGACGATACCGAGCGCGGCGAAGGCGGGTTTGGCAGCACAGGCATAGGCGATTAG
- the udk gene encoding uridine kinase, producing MGIMIIGIAGGTGSGKTTLTERLKERFGDDVSIIYHDNYYKQHDGMTYDERSKLNYDHPDAFDTELMIEHVNRLRRGESVRCPVYDYSIHNRTDKTVEIHPTKVIIVEGILIFQNQELRDLMDIKIFVDTDADVRILRRIMRDVLERKRSLESVVNQYLDTVKPMHEQFVEPSKRAADIIVLEGGRNIVALDMIMQRVHSHIAGLPAQTSQV from the coding sequence ATGGGTATTATGATTATTGGTATTGCGGGTGGCACCGGCAGTGGAAAAACTACGCTTACCGAGCGGCTGAAAGAGCGATTTGGCGATGATGTGAGTATTATTTACCACGATAATTATTATAAGCAGCACGATGGAATGACTTATGACGAGCGCAGCAAGCTGAATTACGACCACCCCGATGCGTTTGACACCGAACTGATGATTGAACACGTAAATCGGCTGCGGCGCGGCGAAAGTGTGCGCTGTCCGGTTTACGATTATTCCATCCATAACCGCACCGATAAAACGGTGGAAATACACCCCACCAAAGTGATTATTGTTGAGGGTATTCTCATTTTCCAAAACCAAGAGTTGCGCGATTTGATGGATATTAAAATTTTTGTGGATACCGATGCGGATGTACGTATTTTGCGGCGCATTATGCGCGATGTGTTGGAACGCAAACGCAGCTTGGAATCGGTGGTAAACCAGTACCTCGATACCGTAAAACCGATGCACGAGCAGTTTGTGGAACCAAGCAAGCGTGCCGCGGATATTATTGTGCTGGAGGGCGGGCGAAACATTGTTGCATTGGATATGATTATGCAGCGCGTCCACAGTCACATTGCGGGTTTGCCTGCACAAACAAGTCAGGTATAA
- a CDS encoding U32 family peptidase, translated as MNKIEILAPVGAQEQLTAAVICGADAVYLGGAALNARRNAANFAGDALREAVEYCHIHGVKVHLTLNIVVLEKEVEEALALVKTACDLGIDAVIVQDLGLASLIRKMAPNLCMHASTQLAVHNLAGAKQLEELGFSRVVLAREMSKQEIAEVVQGTTLETEVFVHGALCMCVSGQCYMSSIIGERSGNRGLCAQPCRLPFYVQKKGAYNLSLKDMSLVQQLNELSDLGVTSIKIEGRMKRPEYVAAAVTACKNALKGDFVDMDTLQAVFSRSGFTQGYYNARLGNDMFGVRGKEDVVSADSVLKDLAQLYRKEVPRVALAGSFVLQKDKPAVLTLTDEDGNSVTAEGECPQLAVNKPTTPEMILQSMAKLGGTPYKIEKLTICYGAETGDTQIAAQGESTELPAGAARLMMPVSRLNVLRREAIEKITELRAAAKSIPYYPLNQDNLSINKDKYNIKYKIRGRFANLQQIPLAAINQLEAIILPVKEAAKVTDQAVLEKLVAELPRIDFENYRDIQPALDTLKQKGVTRILAGNMGGVYAAKQQGFNVMGDFALNITNSYALGAYAALGCKDITVSYELNLNDIKRLADSVPYGMIAYGHLPLMITRNCPVKLEKDCASCNGMTKMYDRLGNGFLVGCGGTKKMTEVFNHVPLYLADRLPELAGVSFLTLYFTAETQQECARLIYEYQHGGKRENITRGLYYRNIQ; from the coding sequence ATGAATAAAATTGAAATTTTAGCGCCGGTTGGCGCGCAAGAACAGTTGACAGCTGCTGTAATCTGCGGTGCAGATGCGGTTTACCTTGGCGGAGCTGCATTGAATGCAAGGCGAAATGCTGCAAATTTTGCCGGCGATGCCTTGCGTGAAGCGGTAGAGTATTGCCATATTCACGGGGTAAAGGTGCACCTTACACTCAACATTGTAGTGCTTGAAAAAGAGGTTGAAGAAGCGCTTGCACTGGTAAAAACCGCATGTGATTTGGGCATAGATGCTGTGATTGTGCAGGATTTGGGTTTGGCAAGCCTGATTCGCAAAATGGCACCCAACCTTTGCATGCATGCATCCACACAGCTTGCGGTACACAACCTTGCAGGCGCAAAGCAGCTGGAAGAACTGGGCTTTTCGCGCGTTGTGCTTGCCCGCGAAATGAGCAAACAAGAAATAGCTGAGGTAGTGCAGGGCACTACCCTTGAAACCGAAGTTTTTGTGCACGGCGCACTTTGCATGTGTGTGTCGGGGCAATGCTATATGAGTTCCATTATTGGCGAACGCAGCGGCAACCGCGGGCTTTGCGCCCAACCGTGCCGGCTGCCTTTTTACGTGCAGAAAAAGGGCGCGTACAACCTGTCGCTAAAAGACATGTCGTTGGTGCAGCAATTAAACGAGCTGAGCGATTTGGGGGTAACCTCAATAAAAATAGAGGGCAGGATGAAGCGCCCCGAATATGTTGCCGCAGCGGTGACTGCCTGCAAAAACGCATTAAAAGGCGATTTTGTGGATATGGATACTTTACAAGCAGTATTTTCTCGCTCTGGTTTTACTCAGGGTTATTACAATGCACGCCTTGGCAACGACATGTTTGGTGTTCGCGGCAAAGAAGATGTGGTTTCGGCAGACAGTGTTCTCAAAGACCTTGCACAGCTTTACCGCAAAGAGGTGCCGCGTGTGGCGCTTGCGGGTAGCTTTGTGCTGCAAAAGGACAAGCCTGCGGTTCTTACACTCACCGACGAAGATGGTAATTCCGTCACCGCCGAGGGGGAGTGCCCGCAGCTTGCGGTAAATAAACCCACCACGCCCGAAATGATTTTGCAGAGCATGGCAAAGCTGGGCGGCACCCCATATAAAATTGAAAAGCTTACTATCTGTTATGGCGCCGAAACGGGGGATACCCAAATTGCAGCGCAGGGGGAAAGTACCGAATTGCCTGCGGGTGCTGCCCGTTTGATGATGCCTGTATCGCGATTGAATGTTTTGCGCCGCGAAGCGATTGAGAAAATAACAGAGCTGCGTGCAGCGGCAAAATCAATCCCTTACTACCCCCTAAATCAAGACAATTTGAGTATAAATAAAGATAAATATAACATTAAGTATAAAATTAGAGGCAGATTTGCCAATTTGCAGCAGATTCCATTGGCTGCAATCAACCAACTGGAAGCTATTATTCTGCCGGTAAAAGAGGCGGCAAAGGTAACCGACCAAGCGGTTTTAGAAAAACTGGTGGCGGAACTGCCTCGCATCGATTTTGAAAATTACCGCGATATTCAGCCTGCGCTGGATACACTCAAGCAAAAAGGGGTTACCCGTATCTTGGCGGGCAATATGGGCGGGGTGTATGCCGCAAAGCAGCAGGGGTTTAACGTAATGGGCGATTTTGCGCTCAATATTACCAACAGCTATGCACTTGGGGCGTACGCCGCGCTTGGCTGCAAGGACATTACTGTATCGTATGAACTGAACTTAAACGATATAAAACGACTTGCCGATTCTGTACCTTATGGTATGATAGCATATGGGCATTTACCGCTGATGATTACCCGCAATTGCCCCGTTAAACTTGAAAAAGATTGTGCAAGCTGTAATGGTATGACAAAAATGTACGACCGATTGGGCAACGGCTTTTTGGTTGGATGCGGCGGAACCAAAAAGATGACCGAAGTGTTTAACCATGTGCCGCTTTATTTAGCGGACAGGCTGCCCGAACTGGCGGGGGTTTCTTTTCTTACGTTGTACTTTACCGCCGAAACACAACAGGAGTGCGCGCGATTGATTTATGAGTACCAACACGGCGGAAAACGGGAAAACATCACGCGTGGGCTATACTATAGGAATATCCAATAG
- a CDS encoding cell division protein ZapA, translating into MDTINRVRIEIYGAKFIITSKKDEKYIKELGNTIDASVKELMDSAQNLTFNEALALTALNFLDAYKEAEQNSDHLRGQINSYLEDAGRARIEADEAKREIARLKRELEMVKRGQNE; encoded by the coding sequence ATGGATACCATCAACAGAGTAAGAATTGAGATATACGGGGCGAAGTTTATCATCACCAGCAAAAAAGATGAAAAGTATATCAAAGAGCTGGGCAATACCATTGATGCCAGTGTGAAGGAACTGATGGACAGTGCGCAGAACCTCACTTTTAACGAGGCCCTTGCGCTGACTGCACTGAACTTTTTAGATGCATACAAAGAGGCGGAGCAAAATTCCGACCATCTGCGCGGACAAATCAATTCTTATCTTGAGGACGCGGGCAGGGCACGCATTGAAGCAGATGAAGCAAAACGTGAGATTGCGCGCTTAAAGCGCGAACTAGAAATGGTAAAACGAGGGCAAAACGAATAG